Within the Cloacibacillus sp. An23 genome, the region TCTACCATGATCGCAAAAACATCAGCATTCATATTTTGCATAATTTTTAGAGACAAATGATATTATAAAATTAAAGTTATATTTGTTTTAAATATAAAAATATATGTAGCTCAAGTCTTTATAAACAGAGCCGCCATCGCTACAAAAACATCGGGAACGGAAGGAATGAGCGACATGTAGCCGATGCGAAGCCATCATTAAGAAATGACGCCATACCACTATAGTATAGTAAAGTTCTAAGACGTTTTTAATCGTAAGGAGGCATAAGAATGAGCGGACAAGGCAGCGACGTAAAACTTATGAACAGATGGTCTATGCTCGCGATGAACATCGGAAGCATGATCGGCGCGGGCATCGTTACCCTAGTGGGCATAGCGATGTGCTACACAGGCACGTCGGTGTGGTTATCATACGGCATAGCGCTGCTTTTAGGCTTTCTGTACAATCTTCCTTTCTGCTTCGTCACCAGCGCCGTCAAGCTAGAAGGCGGCCCATATACCCTGGTCAACACGATCCTCGGCAAAAAAATCGGCGGCATCTACATCGTCTGCTTCTTCCTTTATCTCCCCAGCATCGCGCTCTACTGCGTCGCGCTCAACACCTACATACAGTCGCTCTTTGAGGGCGTGCCGGACTGGCTGACGCCCGTAGCGACGCTTATATTCTTCTATCTCGTACAGCTGCGCGGCATCAAGTCGCTCGCGAGCGTGCAGAACGTCATGACCATCCTCCTGCTCATCGGCCTTATGATGTTCGCGCTGATGGGCTTCTCGCGCGTCGAATGGGCGGAGGTAAGCCCGTCATCGCAGAACTTCATGACACACGGCTTCAGCGGAGTGATGGAGGCGGCGCTACTCCTCGTTTTCTCGACATACGGACAGTACTACATCGCATTCATGAGCCGTATGTGCGAAGACCCGAAGCGTGACATTCCCTTCTCGATCATCGGCTGCGTCCTTGTCCTAGTAGTCGTCTACATCTCCGTGACGAT harbors:
- a CDS encoding APC family permease, whose protein sequence is MSGQGSDVKLMNRWSMLAMNIGSMIGAGIVTLVGIAMCYTGTSVWLSYGIALLLGFLYNLPFCFVTSAVKLEGGPYTLVNTILGKKIGGIYIVCFFLYLPSIALYCVALNTYIQSLFEGVPDWLTPVATLIFFYLVQLRGIKSLASVQNVMTILLLIGLMMFALMGFSRVEWAEVSPSSQNFMTHGFSGVMEAALLLVFSTYGQYYIAFMSRMCEDPKRDIPFSIIGCVLVLVVVYISVTIVAAGVLPLDRVVNQPLTLVAREILPAPLFVFFIIAGPVMALFTTTNGIMIQYSEPLYTAAQNNYFPKTLARHNRYGQPWIAYTIVFLCSFIPIVLGWEISTIAHLLLIVDIGLSILMMISIWQVPKRYPKAWKNRCFLKGLPDGFFYFACILSFIVQAIIIYNSVTSIDTYIVVATLVIFVIAVFYTLHRLKTVEVTLPDIGVEE